DNA sequence from the Falco biarmicus isolate bFalBia1 chromosome 5, bFalBia1.pri, whole genome shotgun sequence genome:
CTGTGCACTGTACTGCATGGCAGTACATGCTAGCATGGCACAGGTTTCAGCAGAAGGACTTCAGCAGGGCTGGACAGGAGCAAGTCAAGGGTGAAGGGAAGCACCAAAGGGGTTTGGTACAGTTTGCATGATCAGCCCCTGGTACTCCAGAGTTTACAGTGCCAGTCCCACATGGTCAAAAATCACAAATGAAACCTGTCACAATAtcacaaaaacaaataaaaaaattacagtactGCAGCTCCAATCCTTAGGTCAATTTGACTCCTAGCTTTAGTTCCTCTAGGTTCCGATCCTCCAGGTTTTCTCTGTATCTATAAGGCAgtacttcctttttttaaaaaaaaaaaattgaaaaaaagcCCAGTCCCAGTTCAATTCACAAAATCTCTCCATTTGGTGTTTTAAGGAGAACACCAACTATTGCAGTCCTCACAGTGCTAACTATGAATTGACAACACTGCATAAAATCACCCCACTTAGATTTCTGAGGGGACATGCACAAATGTGGCCTGGAAAGCAGGAAGTAAGCTGCATGTAGGAATGGAGatacagggaaagggaagggaggcTTACTGCAGTTCACATCTGGATGGATGGTGCCATCACAAtcactgccaccaccaccaatTGCACTTCACAGCCCCTATTCCAGGCTGAAGGACACACCAGAGGCAATCATTCTCCCTTGTTCCCCTCTGTAAACATCCCAATGAAGGACAGAAATATGACCACAGCAATGCACAGTTCTGATGCCATCTAGGAAAATGAAGAAGGCTTTTCTCCCAAGAGTTGTCAGCCTCCTGCCTTTCATTTCCAAACTCCTGTGGAGTGAATACAAGGGAAGAACTTGTGGCTGCCTGGGCAAGACGCTACCTGGCCCTTCCATGCTCTCTTCACAGGAAAGCCACATCCCTGTGTGGAAGTATCTGAAGGCAAAGCGGTCGTCCCCGGTCTCCCAGCTGTAGTGCACCACATCCTGGGACGAAACATTGCTAGCACCTGCATCATGCGGCACGGGGACACCAATGCACTTGGTGGCTTTGCTCTTCCCACACAGAGGCTTGGGCACTTTCTGGGTCCCAGTGCACCAGTAGCTGCCGAGCAAGGCAGTGGTGGAGAGGCTGAGAGCCAGCAGGTTCAGGATGACAGCAAGGAAAGCACGGCGCCATGGCAATCCCTTCAGCAGCTCCATCTACAACACACAGACAGGAGGGACCATCACACCAGCCACTTGTCCCACCTAGCCTTATAaatcccagctcttcccagtgcATGCCTGTGGAGAGGGGTTATGAGCACTCTGCCCTCCTCACAACATCCCAACAGCTCACCCAGTGTGGGAGAACCGTTTCCTGAAAGCCAGGGCAGTGAAGCAGTAGGTCAGCTTCAACCATTTCAAATATGCTGAACATCTGTACTGGGGAAGAGAGGGTGACTCAGAATCCATAGCAGGGCTGAATGCATCAGGATGTGTAAGCACATGAGCAAAACAAAAGGGATATCACATTCACTCCCAGAAATAGTAGGGAAAAGCTGTTCACCAACTTCCCCAAATACCCTGTGTTACCTTCAGATGGGGCATGATGAATGCTCTGTCCAACTAAATGAAAATTCTTGCTGCCAAGTGTCCAAAACACTTTGCCAAGCACTTCATTGCTGCACCTAAGGAGGTAGGGAGTGTATTGATTTCACAgtggggaaaggcaggaaaatgctCCTGGATCACTGAAAGTCACACATCAAAGTAGCGATCTGCTCAGGAGGGAAACCTAGCTATCCAGGCCTGGCAGCTTGAGTTCAAGCTCCAGAGCAGCACTTCCCACCTGAGCAAACACTATTCTGCACATCACAAATTTGGTAGAGTGGTGGGATGACAATGTTTCTGCTCTCACACAAAGTGCCAAAGGGGTGCTTTTTTTAAGAGCAAACATTGCCACAAACAGTCTTCCTGGTTTCATCTCATcagaaaaagtaattcagaaagTGGTTTGTGTCCCAGGGTCCTGTGGCCTTTCTCACTCAGAGGGAAGCTTAAGATTTTATGGTTCCTGCAAAACCCTGCACTGACTTCTGAGAACCCCAGCATATCACTCCATGGATTGATTAGATGTCATCCACCCACACATCAACTTTCATGTAATCAAGGCATGTCTCTTCCCACATGGCACTCCCTATGTTTGGCATAACTTCATCCAGATACTCCCACCCTTTCCTATTTATGACTCTCAAAATCTATTCGCCCATGAATAGATGCAGTTTGCACAGACATTGCCTGCTGCTGGTCCTCTTCACGTAACTTCAGTTGACTCACTCAGAGCTGGATGTGTGAGAAGGGCCCAGCACACTGTGGACACTGCTATAAATAAACCATATGAGATTGTGCTTTGCATTGTTTGTGATTGCACCACAGCTAAAAGTAGTGCAGTTAGAAGCATTTGTTCTGCTAACCAGCAAGCTCGGAAATACGGTCAGTAAAGATGATGCTGAAGCTCCTCTTGGGAAGCAAGACTTCATTAGCATCTCATCACACTGAGAAAACAGTGTCTGATCCAGAACACCCTCATCAAAGGCAAGAAAACACCCAGCTCCTGAAACATTCCCATACTGGTTTATGCACAgactttttttgtctcttcaccagagcatttctttctttcagcaatGGAGATGCTGGACCCTGGAGACAGTAACATCTTAGTGGTACCATAACTAGTGACTTCCATGATCTGAAGGCATGTTGGATATCAGCATTTTCACAGAGCAGATCCCTACTAGGAACAGTTAATTATGTGAGGGTTTCTGGCTAAGGTTGGTGGCAAATTCctcactgaatttttttcagtggaaaatttGGCTTAtgactgaaaaggaaattatagATAAAACTGCTCTCCTcaaaaacatgatttttcatctgaaaacagaaaccagcacaaaaagtttttcagtttttcatgaaTGCTTGATTATAAGATTTTCTGTCATCAGGTTTCAGTTTgctcatgcttttattttaaagaaaaaatctttccaCTCATAAtattgacaaaaataatttttctaatttaaatcttCAATAGTAGGAAAAATATTCTCTTCAATTGATTTGTGATAGTAGTTGAAAGGCCATATAATTTCAGAACAAGtgataagaaaaaagaaaaaaaaaaagaaattagaagaaACTGGATCAAGGATGCAGGGGACATAGGGAACAAGAAGTAAAAGCCAAGCACTTACTGAGAATAACTGACTATAGTATCTAGATAgtcccaaaaggaaaaagaattgaATTTACCTTGGCAGCAAGTCCTCGAAGTCCTGTTAATTTGGAGGAGCAATACAGAAATGGGACTCACggtttgtcttctgttttgttcatcTCTAGATCCTTCAAGAAACCCCAGTTGCTTCAAAACCCCTTTCTCCTTtgtctcctcccctcccccctcacCTCCCCAGTGATTATTAAATGCTATCCTTCCAGACAGCAGCTGTTTTGTGGAAAATGGTCATTTTGTAATCCACAATGCAATCACAGCACAGCTGTTCTGGGAGATTATACGGGAAGCGATtggtgctgtgggctgggatTAAGTGCAGAAGGGTGACCTGTATTGACTGAGTAGAAAGTTtctgtaaaacacagaaatatccCAGCCATCCCAGCCATCCCAGCCATGCGGTGCTGTTTGGGAGCTTGTAGGGAGTGAGCTGGCAGCTCTCTGGCCAATGCTTCAGGGGATGAGTGACCTTAGCTCAGATACTACCAGCAACCTTGGTGTCAGGTCACCCCTTGCCCTGTGCACTACCATCTCAGCAGAACGACAAAAGCCAcaagccccccagccctgggataTCCTCCTGGCCAGTTCTGCCAGTTGcagaaaggggagaagaaaaaaatggggagaGGGAAGTTTATGTGATTGCATCTTCTCTGAGGACTGAGGATTTCAGACCCTGAAGAGATGCCAATCCAGTTCTCCCCATGGGCACTGGAGATTTTGAGGACAAAGGAGCCCCTTATCAGAAGTGCTGCTGAGTAGCAGACTGGCACCACCGCACCACCACCATGACAGAGGTATGTGAAACAGTGATGAGTCAAAGAAGTTCAACACCCAAAGGATGGGAGCATCGGGAAGACCGTCAGTGTCCCTCATAGTGGCAACTTTTACCAAGGCAAGAAGCTCACAGCTCAGATTCACATCGGATGAATTTAGGAGGCTAGTAAGGAGAGGCAGAAAGATTCACACTAACCCAAAATCTTCTCTGAGCTCTTGTCCCAAAAGTTTAAAGGCTCCCACAATACCTGAGGGTATTGATACACATTGTTTGGTAtcagaacagcaaaaagaatGGCATCACTTCTCAGGAGAACAAACTTTCACTGGAGGGCACGGAGCAGCACTGCACTGAATCAAACTGCAAGGGAGAGGAGCATCCCAAAGGTATGCACCCTGTCTTCCCCACAAAAGCTTTGCCCAATGCCAAGTGGGTGAGGCTCCCACCACCACTGGCAGGGAGCAAGGCAGATTTCCTGcatgcctgccctgctgctctgcagggacagaggaAACCAGCGGTCCATCTGTTCTCATCCCCTGCTTCCAACACCAGAGCCCAGAGGCTGGGAGGCAGGTGTACAAATAGCTCTGGGTGACAGCACGGCCTGTGACAgcccctgcacagcacaggcagcagacaGAGCTGACAAGTTCACGGTCCCATACGTGGGCTGTGCTATCACAGGCTCCTGACCCTTCCTGCCCCGAGCAGAATGGTCAGTAGCTCTGCAGCTATTTTAATCCTAGTGACTGCATAAACTCCTCTAATATAGATAATCATTTCTAAGACAGGCTAACTGAAAGCGATgctaaatgtttctgtgctcCATGGACTGCCTGCAGGCTTTTTGATTAATAAAAAGGTTCTGTTTGACACAGATGTACTTAATTTACTGAAGTAGGTAGAATAACAGATGATGCTGTTTAAAAGAAGagtggtaattttttttcattgttcagTCTCTCTGCATCTGGACACCTTAAGTTTGTCTTCTCTAtgctcagttaaaaaaaaaaaaacagcctgTTTTTCAGAATAGATAAAGTCCATCTCTCTACTGATAATCCTTAATGTTAccatttttctaattttaagcTTAATGAAAGTCTCATTACAATCCAGTTTCTAAAGCTGGGATCACAGCATATATATTGATGGAATGAGACTGAATTAGATTTATATGGGATAAGAgttcagactgaaaaataaatttatcatAAACATGCTATGGTTTCAAAAATATGCATGTATCAGATTTGGTATTCTGAATAATGGCAGATATTTATCCTTCCAGAAGATGGCAATCTTTCTCTAGTCGTCTTTTCAGAAGTCTGCTGCTCACATGTGTGCTGGAGGGAAGCAACACTCCAGTTTAGACATCTattcctcccttttcttttctttttttccccttctgtcttCCTCTTTTGTCCATTTTTATGAACACAACCTCTACCTTGCCTGTAATATGGGAGTGGGTCCTTCCCTTTGGGCCTGGGGAGACTTGTGAAATCATTGGGGAAAAAGAGGAATGAATGCAGGAGCTTAGCAGGGCATTTGCTCTACCTTCTGCCCTGCATGGAACTATTCTTTCTAAtatattttccagtattttgtGAAGTACCACATCAactttttgcatgtgtttccATCCTTAGATTCTTGCACACAGCTCACAGAACACCAACACCAGAGcatgtttcctgatgttcagcaAATTTCCCTTagcaaaatttttattatttggttttttaaaaatccttattCCAACCTCATCTTAATCTGACCAATTATGGACAGGAAACCCAAACTGTATCTGTCTTTCAGCCTACTGTGCCTCCcagttttctcctctttgtttCTGGTATTTCCCACCATAACTTGGCTTGGGTAGAGGTTTTGGATATCTCCTTCTCTTTgaactcagcagcagccagtccCTGGTGACTCGTTTAAAGTTTGCCCATTGAAGTGAATGCCCATAGCAGCTGATTTTCTATGCAATAAGCCAAGCACTTGgcttacagaaacaaaacaaggaaatgaaatgcaaaacacagtcTTAACCCAATACCTCTATGGAGATTGCCAACCCTAAAAAAGCCCAGGCATTTATAAGTGATGCATTTTTATCCTGGCTGTATCACATATGTACTTTGGGTGTATCCTGCCCAAAGTGACCCCTCCAACTCCCAAGGATGTTGGTGGAAAAGAAGGGCGAGGATCCCTTACCAGATAGGGCCCAAAAATTGCAATACTTAGCTGGCAGGTCTCAAGACGCACACGGCTCTTCATAGCCCTCCATGCAGCAATTCTCCCCAGGGGTATTAAGGTTCATATGCTGTCCTGACATGGGCTTTTCAGCTGTCCTGAGGcaggaaagagaggaggaagagcagctATTTACACCCATAATGTCACTTTGTGAAACCTGGACAAAGACGGGCTCATACTCACCCCTCATTCCACACATTCCTCACACATGACACTTCCCACTGCTcctgtttttgctgtttttacaGGAAGACCATCCAGCGCTGCTGTCCCCTCCCTTACTGCCACACAGAAAGCAGGATTTCTCTGGGTGGCAGATACTGAAAGAGCTAGACTTCTCAAACCCACTGACAGACTGCAAATGCCAGATTTCTCCCTGAGCTCTGAATAATTCCACTCAGATTGTAACCTTTATTTAGCTGTTTGCGTGATGCATTAACTCTTGCTCTGCGAATGACCTCACCAGGCATATTTTTTCTAGCCTATGCACATTTAAAGGtgaattctgtttttaaacaggaaCAGCTTACATTGCTAGACATCAAGCCTGTGGCAGAACAGGTATAAAGATTGAATTAGAGCAAGTAAATACAtctaaaagatgaaaaaacaaGCTTACCATCAGTTTGGACCTGActaccttttttcctccccccccttttttttttttcacagaacaagtcttggctggatttttttctaatctttaTGGTTATCAACCATTCAAAAACCACATAGAAAGTagacctgaaaagaaaaaaaacccaacaaatgcAGCAACACAGACTCTGAGGACTCAAGAGAGATTCTAGATGCCTCAATTTCTAGATAGCAACATAAGAATATTTAAAAGGGATTGCTTTTCACAGACTAAAACCCTGGCAACTCTAGGATGTGTTGACCTGAACATcgctcccccccaaaaaaaaaaagttatttatgaTATTTAGCCAGCCATAAACTGTaagcagacaagaaaaaaacaacttttataTAGATCTATAAGGATATTAAAGAGGAACCAGTCCAGGAAAGGGTTCATACAAAAGTCCAAGTAGTTAAACACTTACCTTATCCACTGCTCACTGTCCTCATCTGCTCTTCTATGGCTTCCAGTGAAATACTAAAAGGTGATCATGAACTCTTCCCACTATATCTTCCTCTCTGACTGAACATGTAGGAGCCAAGAAATTGCATGAGATCTGACCAGATGCTTCGAAATGCGCAAAGTCTGTCATTTTATTGATGGGCTAATTCTTTGAGAGCTTGCTAATTCATCATGGTACATTATATCAGCTGCAGGATCGGCAGGGCATCCGCTTCTGCAGAAGACGTCTTTGTAATTTGGTAGTTCCCTTTATAAAAAATGTTGCCAGTTTTAAATCTACTACTTACGGGATCTCAGTCTGTTACTCCACAGAATCACAAACACCCAGATTCAATGACTGTTACAAGCACATGGGTTCTTTTATTGTCAAGAGGGACCATTACAACAACGTAGTCTCATCTCAGGTGTAACAGAACCCAAAGAACTTCAGACAATCATTTCTAGCAATACACAGAGCTCTTGCAGGATAGTACATATTTTATACACCTAACTAGTATTGACTGTGCAACAGAATATGATGGAAAACCCATCACATCCTTAGAAAAGTTATTTCAATGGTTAATTAACCTCATTCTTAAAATTTTGGTCTTGATTTGTAAGCACAGTGTCTGCTTTAGTTTTCCAACCTCATCAGGCTGCtccaacaaataaataaatagccaatgaaatgatttcttaaaaatgttattGTAAGAGTCACAAATCAATGCATTTCATTAAAGACACACAAGTGTGATCTAACAAGCTGGCTGACAGCCCGAATTCCTGATTCTGTACTTGGCTCTGACATGTAATTTTCCCCTCCCATCAGCCAAGTCATTAGTGGTGCGTTTACACTACAGTCAAAACAGTGGCGGTGATGGGGAGTAAACATTCAGTGCTTGTTTTAATCGGGTGTTGCTAGCAATTTTGCTCCAGCAATATAAAGCACAATGCAGGGTACaaacctcagcccagaaatggAATGGAGTAAGCTGTGCTGAACTCCACATTGCCATGGCTGGACTGGTAGTGCAAACATAGTTCTGGTTTCCCTACACTGTGAAGTTGGGTCTTCATAGTCATTCCCACAGACACAAATCTACAGCACAGCTGATACTTGTTGATGTTGGAATCAGCACAAAGCCAGTGGAAAAGAGACATTCTGTTTTGATAATGGCAAAACTTGGGGATCTAAAATTAAACTGTGCAAAGAGTACATCGCATACGTAGGTGATCTTGGActcaaagaaacatttaataccagttttaaggcaaaaaaaaaatattttgaaacagtatAGTTGAACCACACTGCACTTTGGTTTCATGTATGGAAATAAATAAGTCAAAGCAATTGTTCTTTGTTTCACTTTATCTTTCCTCCATTTCACTATGGTGAATCAGAATAAACAGGGCTAGGGGAAGCCTCCAAAGATTACCTAGTCAATCCACCTGCATCAATATGACCTGGGCACCCTGAAGGCCTTCAAGCCTACTGTTAAAAATTTCTGCAAGGCAGATACTACTTTGTTGTGTACTGAAGTCCGTATATTCCTTTGTAATATCTTGATTCCAACCAGCTCACAATATCCAATATAAAACTTTTCCATCTCTGCTAAATGCCCATGGTCTCCATCCCACATCTGAATTATTTACTCACACGGATTATCCCCTGAAGGCCATTGGAACTACACGGTTTACTAAAGTTATACTCACGCGCTAGTATTTGAGGAACCAGTGCTTCAAAGGAAGACTCTAAGCTAGCAGGAGGGGTTTGAAAATCAAAGAGTGAGTAAGACAGAGTTAGCTTTTTTGAGGTGAGGCGTGGGAGGTGTTTTCGTTCTTTAGCTATTAAAACCTCCTCGCTttggcaagaaaaaagaagcagggggagagaaaacagggaggggaaggatTCATGAATAAAGAGGCAGCATGGCAAAAGGTACAGCAACCAGGGTGGCCAGAAGGCAGGAGCAACTTTCTCAGGCTGGCTTCTGTGGTGGAGCAGAGACAGTAGCAAGCACAGGTCAGAGGAGCCAAGGTCTAATACGCTGGTCTAAAGGGAATAATAAAACCAGCTTTACTTACAttgctgagcagaggggttATGTTATGGTGGGTGCTTTGAAAACCACAGTGCTAGATACTATAATTGCACCTCTTATCTTTCTGGGTGCCCTGGTAACTATCCAGGACTGAGGGCATCCCCTTTTTTCCCAGATTTAATGAGGATTTTTGAACCCTTTCCATTCCTTAATGGCATTTTGGAGCTGTGGCTTCACAGGCAGACCTGCTGTTGAGCGCCATGCCCAGTGCTCACACCCCCCGTGCCCTTGCACGCTGCGACGGGCAGCACGGCAGAGCTGCCCGTGCACCGGGGAGGGGACgcttggggacagggcagcAGTGACACAGGCTGGACCCCCACCCCATGCTctggcggcgcggggggcgggtGCCGCAGCGGGTGCCCGGGCCGGGGCGCTGCGGGGTGCCCAGGCTTCCCTACATGTCCTGGGGGATGGGAGGGCCCCGCTCAGTGGGAAGGGAAACGAGAAATATTTTGGAGGCTGCCGGCAGAGAACTTGGGCGTCTCCCTCTCATCagctgtgttgtggtttttttgttgttgtggggtttttttcttcttcttttctctctcctccccctctCGCCGAGCCTCCCTGTTTCCTCCTGACTGGGCAGCCCTGGTCCCACCAGCTGTCGTCTCCCCAGGGTGGCCCTGGCGGTGGGCAGGAGGGGTCCAGGAGAGGTACCACCATCCTGGGCCCAGGGAGCCCAGAGCTTGAtggccctgcagccacagccagcgCCCTGTGTGCAAGTGCGCTGTGACTGGGGTCTTAAATCATGTGATAGTATTTCCATCAGGTGCACAGTTAATAAAACCCCCGAAAAACAACTGGCCTTCCTGGCtcccattattttttcctgagcagGCTCAAGCTGCAATTACTCAAAGGCTCATTATTCAGCCAAATTCAGGGAGGATTTTGTCATAGATGGCAAAAGGCATGTTCCTGACAGAAAcattgtgatttattttaaagcaagacATTGCCCagagggtgggtttttttaaaagaagtcacaacgatacttttttttttttaatgtggataAAACAGAATattcccctgccagccctgttCTCAGAAACAACTAAATGGTTTTGActgaaatcaaaaccaaaaagaaccCAATAAAACAGCTGAAGCAGACGTGAGCAAGATGTTGGCTCCACGTTTGGCAAAGGCAAAAGCAATCAAAGCCAAACCTTGTGATGGGATGTGTCAAAGACTATTATAATAAAGAGGCAATGCTACTAGCGACGTCTTCTATGTTCTGTGCACCCATTAACATGCTAATCTCAACATTAGTTTTTCCCAGGTAGCCAGGGATTATAACTGATGAGCTTTACAAAAAAGTATTAAGTGTCATGGCTAAACAGTTTGACTGGACAAGAATGATTTGCCATCACCTGAACAGGGTAAGCATGAAGGAAGAACATTTGGCTGGCATGTTTGTTACCACAGGCAGGGCTTAGAGAAATTAGGTCAGgcagaatggaaagaaaacttcagaaactTCTTCCAAACAGTGAAAAGTAGTTGTCTGTGGAACAACAGTATCTCATGGGAAGTAAAGGATGCCCGTTGCTTAAATCATACACAATCAGACTGGATAATGCACTGGAAAATATCCTGTAGGCCAGAATCGCAGGAAGTGGGCTTGAATGTGAGAAGGTGGACTGGACAAGCTAGCAAGATTTTCCCATTTCTGACttctatgattattttttttaattggttgtAGTTTGTATTGCTTGAAATTACTTCATATGAGTTACAGAATCTCTGAGCAAGGCAGAAGATGGgctggagaaagagagaggtggGCGTGTTTCCTGGatgacaccaaaaaaaaaaaaaaaaagcagccagctgCCTTGCAAAGGCTGTGAAACTAGAAAGACTGGCTGGAGAGAACAGGAGGGAACACAGCCCACAGGGGCTGCTGCCACGGGGGCTGGTGCGTGTGCAggtgagctgtgctggggataCTGTGGGTGAGGATTAGGGGTTAGGTCAGTGATAAAGAGGGTGACTTTGAGAGAGCTGTGACCCTACTTAAGCATGCTGCGGTCACTCATGGTCA
Encoded proteins:
- the GSG1 gene encoding germ cell-specific gene 1 protein isoform X1; its protein translation is MKSRVRLETCQLSIAIFGPYLVRDPRPSFPPTSLGVGGVTLGRIHPKCSNEVLGKVFWTLGSKNFHLVGQSIHHAPSEVQMFSIFEMVEADLLLHCPGFQETVLPHWMELLKGLPWRRAFLAVILNLLALSLSTTALLGSYWCTGTQKVPKPLCGKSKATKCIGVPVPHDAGASNVSSQDVVHYSWETGDDRFAFRYFHTGMWLSCEESMEGPEEKCRSFIELSPPAERGILWLSLGSEMLYISLLLISFILLMVEMLHTGNPVCGLKLNAFAAVSSVLSGLLGMVAHMMYTQVFQATVSLGPEDWRPHSWDYGWAFYMAWASFTCCMASAVTTLNTYTKTVLEFKRNHIKGYDGTFKDQPQHHQCFIQQQIRSYYEPQDKSLHSVSEGVDFYTDLQQKVLQREPEMELDEVLGQTIGEDRC